TGCTACGATTCCCTTCGGTTGTGGACGCCGGTTGGTGTAGCGATTTCTTCTCGTGGCTCAGCCGTCGTGTCGGCCTCTGCAACTACGGCGGAAGTCGATCGAGAGAAGGTGGGTAGTGCCAATTCGCCATGGAGGTTAACGGTGGATCTTCCTAGATTTGTTGGCTGTCGCGGATTCAGTGTGTTTGGGTGTTTCGCTTGAGCCTTGGGCCTCAAACACCACCGTGACTTGCTTCCTCTTGGCCGGTTGAAGGTTTTTTGTTCGGTAAATCGGAGATTCGTTGGATTGGGAAAGAGGGGTTATGTTTGATTGTCGGCTTGCTAGGTACGGGAGCTGACAACGACGTGCCGTGATGTCGGAGGGTTGACCATGCCGAGAGATTTGTGGTGGAAACGGTTGGTCGCGGGAAAAGGAATAGTAGCGGAAGTCGGATGCTTCCTCTCTGTTTACTAGATACTTCGATCTGCTGCAAAGCTGTGGTTCTCGCATCCGTCGGTGCTAATGGTCGGCTTCTCTGCGTCACGGTGTCACTAGGGCAAGATCCTCTTTTCCGGTCCCGACaaattttttcgtttttcctttgtctctggttttctttgtaaacCAAAGCCCAACCCAATTTTGTAGGttctataattaataaaaggccgtttaaaaaaaaataaaaataaaaaaaataaaaaatgtgtCTCAACGCGACCAACGCGACCGGGACACGCTCCTTTTACGCGGCGTGATTGTTTTAGTAGTAGCactctttttttaattatcggtgtttttttttggaaatttggtAGCACTCACTGCTGTGGCGATGATGCCTAAATCACATCTACTTTTCTAGAAActaaatgaaaactaaaatacaagTCTAGACCaacaatattttatcaaaacaaattattaaacgTTGTTTgtcaatttttcttaaaatggCATTAGAGCCTttacaaacccaaaaaataactttGCATGCCTTTTATTGCTCATATTGAAGAAAGTGATATCACGGCTTCAGTAAACCAAATACTTTCTTGATTGTTTCTCTGTACTGATGAAATTGAGCTTGCTTGCGCAACaagcaaattaaatattataacattTGACCACATAAAAGGGGACTCAATATTTATACAGAGAGAATAGTGGCCTTTAAAAGCACAGAAACTTCATGATTAACAAGGTAAGCAAAGAATGATATGGGCTATCTATGGAGGCTGATAACAGACGTGAAGTTGTATCATGTTTCATCCCTGCCCCCTACAAATGAGAAACACGACATATATCAATCAAGCAGAACCTTGTTGTTTATCAAACCGAAATGGGAAAAGAAATGTTAGTGTATCTTAAGCAAATGTGCAACAACAAAGATGTAAACTTTAAGTTCAGCTTGTATCTTAGGAATCATTCCCTAATTAAGCACAAATTGGCAGATCAACTAGGGAAGAAATTGCGACCAATCTTATAAGTTAGTAATCTAACTAATTATAACGTAACCTTTTCTGCTCCGAAGAAAAATTTATACCCAAATCCAAGAATAATTACCAAAATCCATTAGCTTGCTCAGTCGCAGCCTCCTCTTCGGATAAGACCCCTTCCGATACGGCAAAGGCTAAGATATCCTTCAACAGCAGATCTTCAGAAGCTTTCTTAAGATCCAGAATCGGCTGATAGTAGTCAGAGTGAGCATGCATACACTTGATCAGCCTAGGCCAGAGTTTATGACACTCATCAGTTTATTTTTGAGCTTCATCAACGCAATTTTTCAAAGCTGTAAATGATTCTTTGCAAGCACCCTCATTCATAAACTCGCAAAACCGCAATTCTGTTTCCTCATCCCTCTTTGTTGGGTCAATTTCATTTGGTGGATCAGCTGACGACGTATCTCCGAGTTTCGGAGGGAATAAGGCGTCGAGCTCCCTGGCTATCAGATCTATAGTAGCATTCACTATCGCTTCTTCATGAGCTCTCCGTCTCTCCGCCGGGAGTTGGTAGTATGAAGAACTGGACTTCGAATCCCCCGATTTAAAAATCGTGGATGACGCGATGATCCCCATAGCCGTGAAACCGGATCTTATAGAAATCGGCGATTCAGCCTGTCAATAAATTTCAGAGTGGAGACGATTAGGGAGGTTAAAAAAAGACAAGTATATATCGAAGAAAACAGGGGAAATATATGCTAGGGCTTTGATCGATTTGGCTTCTATGGGAAAATCTTGATATTCCAAGAGATTAGTATAAAACTagataattgttttcttttcttttttttttaaactagaTAATTTGCCCGTGATTCGCGGATATATTTtggcaattttttttatgcCAAATATtatcaatcttttgttttggttgattGTTGATTTTACCAAATATAATGATGCTTAATCATACTTGCATTAAGCATcattatcaaaatttcaagcattagaatcatataaaaattaatatttatttacatattaGTTTGTAAGGTTTCAAATGCATTCGTCTCAcccaaaaatgtaattaaattatacgagaataaaataagacaaaaatcCCAGGCCAAGCCAACATTTTCAACAATTATAAAACTACATTATCGAATATTTcataacaatttaaaaatagatgaacaatttatttacttgTAGCAACAATTATAAAACTCTACATTATCGAATATATcatataacaatataaaaatagatgATCATCAGTTTATTTACTTGTAGCAACAATTGGACAAAGAAGTACTCAACGGTCGAGTGGCGGTAACTTCATGAATATTCACAATCTCTTTACCGGGCGGAACGACAGCACCGTTACTTTCGTTGTTACCGTCACCGTTGAGTCTATTGTCTAAAACGATTTTCTGAGTCAAAACCTCATGTATCCGTCCGATCATGCTTAGAAACGCTTCTTCAACGTTTTGGTTCTCTAAAGCCGATGTTTCGAGAAAATAGAGACCTTCTGATTCTGCTAGAGTCTtaccctcttcttcttcaacttctctaGACTGCCCG
This sequence is a window from Arabidopsis thaliana chromosome 1 sequence. Protein-coding genes within it:
- a CDS encoding GCK domain protein; translation: MGIIASSTIFKSGDSKSSSSYYQLPAERRRAHEEAIVNATIDLIARELDALFPPKLGDTSSADPPNEIDPTKRDEETELRLIKCMHAHSDYYQPILDLKKASEDLLLKDILAFAVSEGVLSEEEAATEQANGFW
- a CDS encoding GCK domain protein — protein: MGIIASSTIFKSGDSKSSSSYYQLPAERRRAHEEAIVNATIDLIARELDALFPPKLGDTSSADPPNEIDPTKRDEETELRFCEFMNEGACKESFTALKNCVDEAQK